A window of the Haloquadratum walsbyi C23 genome harbors these coding sequences:
- a CDS encoding ABC transporter substrate-binding protein yields the protein MPSEGADKKQRIANRRTYLKGLGAAGTVLLAGCSGSGGGSGGDDAASETESGSGDGDSEATDGGTMGGDGGTLTIGALQPFTGGFDWIASNTKPAYNLAFSEIEEAGILGGMSLEANEQDSATDPQQALSGLQTLDSAGVPAVIGPSSSVMPNLIQPIQNNEVPVNTVMAGTIQLDDTGGEWLWRSVPSDAVGGAAAGKYAYEDLNHEKMALAYKNDKGSQSFSASVGEAFKSLGGSIVGEVPLPINASDYRSEIQELQQMDVDFVQMTAATEVSGLFMKNYDELGAKEDFNLALGNDVLTQGFIETTGADVMEGMIGQAPAAGPANDQFAASFEEMHGEPPGTFSAAAYDAANLFALAFQSAGEVSRSVIPEHLPKIATPPGTEVTTFAEGKEALDNGDEINYTGASNPQNFDENGNVVGPFNVVQAQDGEWNPVTTYEASVLQDVY from the coding sequence ATGCCGAGCGAAGGTGCAGACAAAAAGCAACGTATAGCTAACCGACGAACATACCTGAAGGGACTTGGCGCAGCAGGGACAGTGCTTCTTGCGGGGTGTAGTGGTAGCGGTGGTGGCAGTGGTGGTGACGACGCAGCCAGCGAAACTGAAAGCGGCAGTGGTGACGGCGATAGCGAGGCTACTGACGGCGGAACGATGGGTGGTGATGGCGGAACACTCACTATCGGTGCTTTGCAACCGTTCACTGGTGGATTTGACTGGATTGCATCGAACACAAAGCCAGCATATAATCTTGCGTTCTCTGAGATAGAGGAGGCTGGGATTCTCGGTGGAATGTCTCTTGAGGCGAATGAACAGGACTCAGCCACCGATCCACAACAGGCATTGAGCGGTCTTCAGACACTTGACTCGGCAGGCGTTCCAGCGGTAATCGGTCCTTCAAGTTCGGTTATGCCGAATCTTATCCAGCCAATACAAAACAACGAAGTGCCAGTCAATACCGTCATGGCAGGAACCATCCAACTTGATGACACCGGAGGTGAGTGGTTGTGGCGCTCAGTTCCAAGCGACGCTGTTGGTGGTGCTGCTGCAGGGAAGTACGCATATGAAGACCTCAATCATGAAAAGATGGCACTCGCGTACAAGAATGATAAAGGCTCACAGAGTTTCTCCGCATCGGTTGGAGAAGCATTCAAATCTCTTGGTGGATCGATTGTTGGTGAGGTTCCGCTTCCAATAAATGCGAGTGATTACCGGAGCGAGATCCAAGAACTTCAGCAGATGGACGTAGATTTCGTTCAGATGACTGCTGCAACCGAGGTGAGTGGATTATTCATGAAGAATTATGATGAGCTAGGGGCGAAAGAGGACTTTAATCTCGCACTTGGAAATGACGTCCTCACACAAGGTTTCATCGAGACAACCGGTGCTGATGTTATGGAAGGAATGATTGGGCAAGCACCTGCCGCAGGCCCTGCAAATGATCAGTTTGCGGCATCCTTTGAGGAGATGCACGGCGAACCGCCGGGAACATTCTCTGCAGCAGCATATGACGCTGCAAATCTATTTGCATTGGCGTTCCAGTCAGCCGGAGAAGTGTCTCGTAGTGTCATTCCAGAACACCTACCAAAAATCGCAACACCACCAGGTACAGAGGTGACGACATTTGCCGAGGGGAAGGAAGCGCTGGATAACGGCGATGAAATAAATTACACTGGGGCATCGAACCCACAGAACTTTGATGAGAATGGAAATGTCGTTGGACCATTTAATGTTGTCCAAGCACAGGATGGCGAGTGGAATCCAGTGACGACATACGAAGCGTCGGTATTACAGGACGTCTACTAA